A window of Cellulomonas sp. SLBN-39 genomic DNA:
GTCACGGTGCGCCAGGCGACGATCGACCTGGGGCACGTGGCGCGGGGCGAGCTGACGCTCGAGCAGCTCGACGCGGCCCTCGACGTGCTGGCGATGACCCGGCCTCCGCAGGCCTGAGGACGCACGACGGGCGGTGCGCGGGAGGAGTCCCGCGCACCGCCCGTGGCGTGCCCGGCGTGGCGTCAGCCGGCGGCGCCGTCAGCCGTCGAGGCGGAAGCGCTCGACCTCCTCGCGCAGCCCGTCGGCGACGCGGGACAGGTCGCCGACCGCGTCGTGCACGCCGTCGGCCTCGGTGCGCGAGCGGGCGACGTCCTGCGCGACCTGGTGCATGGACGTGGCGATGTCCTGGGTGCCGACCGACGCGACGACGAGGTTGCGCTCGACCTCCGCCGTGGTGGCCGACTGCTCCTCGATCACCGCGGAGATCGACGACTGGTGCTCGTCGACGGAGCTGATGGCCTCGGCGATGCGGGCGACGGCGTCGGACACGTCGGCGGCGTCCTTCTCGACGGCCGTCAGGACGGGTGCGATGGTCTCCAGCGCGACCGACGTCTGCTGCGCGAGCTCCTTGACCTCGCCGGCGACGACCGCGAACCCGCGGCCCGCCTCGCCGGCGCGGGCGGCCTCGATGGTCGCGTTGAGCGCGAGCAGGTGCGTCTGCCCGGCGATCGCGGAGACGGCGGACACGACGTCCTTGATCTGCGAGGACGACGCGCCCAGCCGGCTGGCGGCGCCCGCGGCCTCGCCGGTGATGCCGACGGCGTCGCCGGTCCGCCGCTGCACGGACGTGACGTCGCGGGACACGGACTGGATCGTCGTCTGCATCTCGGTCATCGCGGCGGTGACCGCCCCGACCTCGGACGACACGACGTTCGCGCTGTCGGACACACCCGACGCGCGGTGCGCCGACTCCGACGCGACGGTCACCAGGGCGGTGCTGGACTCGTCGAGGCGGACCGCGGTGGCGCGCAGGTCGCCCGCGCCGTCGCGCATGCGGGTCACGGCGCCGCGCATGCCCTCGACGGCCTGCGCGAGCGCGACGCCCATGGCCCCGACCTCGTCCGTGCCCTCGGGCCGGACCTGGACGGCGAGGTCGCGCTGCGCGACACGCTGCAGGGCCTGCGTGAGCCGCCCGATCCGACGCACGAGGCGCCCGGTGTAGGCGGCCACGCCGGTCACGGCGACGAGCGCGACACCCGCCCCGACGGCCAGCAGCGTGAGCGCCAGCTGCCGGGACCCGGCGCGCAGCTCGTCGGCGACGGCGGTGACCTCGGCCTGCGGGGCCCAGGCCACGACGGTCCAGCCCCAGGCGGCCGAGCGGGTGACGACGGCGGCGGCGGGTGCGCCCTGGACGTCGACGGTGCGCTCGAGGCGCGCGCCGGGCTCGAGGGCGGCGGCGGCCTCGACGAGCTCGGCGGCCACGTCGTCGGCGAGCACCGGTGCCTGCGGCACGACCGTGGACGCGTCCGACGCGAGCACGGTCAGGGCGCCGCCGGTGCCGACCGTCACGCCGGCGAGGGACTCGCGCACGGGGGCGTCGACCTCGGCCTGCGGGACGCCGACGAACAGGGCGCCGACGACCTCGTCGTCGACGACGACCGGCGAGTACGCCGTGACGTAGGGGACGCCGACGACGGCCGCGACACCGCTGAACGTCTCGCCCCGCAGGAGGGTGTCGACGACGGGGGTCGGTGAGCCGTCGGCCGCGACGGCGGGGATGTACGTGCCGATGGCGCGGGCACCGTCCGCGTTGGGCACGGTGGTGGCGACGCGCAGCATGTCGCCGTCGTCGTTCATCCGCTGGAAGACGGTGACCGCGGCGCCGCTGAGCAGGTCGGTGACGCCGTCGACCACGGGGGTCGGGGTGTCGACGTCGGCGTTCTGGCCGAGCCAGGTGCCGCCGATCTGGAGCGCGGGCAGCGTGACGTCCTGCGCGTCGCCCGTGACCTGGTTCGTGGCGGACCAGCGCACGGGCGCCCCGAACGTGACGGCACCGGCCTCGGCGACGACCTGCTCGGCGACCCGCAGGTCGCCCCGGACCTGCGCGCCGACGGTGTCGACCTGGGTGTCGACGAGCGTGACGGCGTGGTCCGCCGAACCGGTCAGGGCGGAGTCGACGAGGGTCGCGACCTCGTCGACGGCCTGGTCGGCCAGGCCGGCGCTGAGGACCCCGCCGACGGCCGAGAGGGCGAGCGCTGTCGCCACGACGGCCCCGCCGCCGGCGAGGACCAGCCGGGTCCTTAGGCCGCCACGGCCGCGCGCGGGGGCGGCGGCCGGCGCCGGGGCGCGCTCGGCCCCGGGTGCGGGGTGCGGACGTGGCACGTCGGCCGGCGCGGTGCGCGGGAGGGGGGTGCGTGTGGTCACGGGTGTGCTCCGGGTGGTGGGGAGGCGCCCGGGAGCCACCCCGGGACCGTCGGTGGCTTCACCCGGTCGATCGGCACCTCACCCGGGACCTTGAACCCTCGTCCAGGTTCTCACCCCGTGCTAAGCCGCCCGGGTGAGCCGTCAGGGGCCCGACATCACGGACCGTCACCGACCCGTGACATGGAAGCGTTCCCAAAGCAGCGCCCC
This region includes:
- a CDS encoding methyl-accepting chemotaxis protein encodes the protein MTTRTPLPRTAPADVPRPHPAPGAERAPAPAAAPARGRGGLRTRLVLAGGGAVVATALALSAVGGVLSAGLADQAVDEVATLVDSALTGSADHAVTLVDTQVDTVGAQVRGDLRVAEQVVAEAGAVTFGAPVRWSATNQVTGDAQDVTLPALQIGGTWLGQNADVDTPTPVVDGVTDLLSGAAVTVFQRMNDDGDMLRVATTVPNADGARAIGTYIPAVAADGSPTPVVDTLLRGETFSGVAAVVGVPYVTAYSPVVVDDEVVGALFVGVPQAEVDAPVRESLAGVTVGTGGALTVLASDASTVVPQAPVLADDVAAELVEAAAALEPGARLERTVDVQGAPAAAVVTRSAAWGWTVVAWAPQAEVTAVADELRAGSRQLALTLLAVGAGVALVAVTGVAAYTGRLVRRIGRLTQALQRVAQRDLAVQVRPEGTDEVGAMGVALAQAVEGMRGAVTRMRDGAGDLRATAVRLDESSTALVTVASESAHRASGVSDSANVVSSEVGAVTAAMTEMQTTIQSVSRDVTSVQRRTGDAVGITGEAAGAASRLGASSSQIKDVVSAVSAIAGQTHLLALNATIEAARAGEAGRGFAVVAGEVKELAQQTSVALETIAPVLTAVEKDAADVSDAVARIAEAISSVDEHQSSISAVIEEQSATTAEVERNLVVASVGTQDIATSMHQVAQDVARSRTEADGVHDAVGDLSRVADGLREEVERFRLDG